Proteins encoded within one genomic window of Anastrepha ludens isolate Willacy chromosome 4, idAnaLude1.1, whole genome shotgun sequence:
- the LOC128860845 gene encoding nuclear transcription factor Y subunit alpha-like isoform X1 encodes MDVNNILSNDKFKTEKTTGTVAVLAQNKKNFSDQKKIQLIPMMTAGGAQIIIGQVPQQQTQAASGATATATGLIPLQTGQIMLQQPPQSAQAMQLLQLPDGQTLFYQPPATSLTLDPNTATAQATSQPQLININGQIMQIAASHPQGPSHNGPSVGQQIIMMPQPGTTTVAVPQAATTVSAQQATSSTNPNSNSNEAASAVAQVEEDSSKGESEEEPLYVNAKQYKRILIRRQARAKLESRIPKERSKYLHESRHRHAMNRVRGEGGRFHSAQGKGEMGGSGSGNCESQMQTVQSRITVRAPPKLIAPHQTPIPAPTPSITITPIK; translated from the coding sequence ATGGATGTAAATAACATTTTATCTAACGATAAATTTAAAACCGAGAAGACTACAGGAACCGTCGCTGTACttgcacaaaataaaaaaaacttttcagaccagaaaaaaatacaactgaTCCCTATGATGACCGCTGGTGGAGCACAAATAATTATCGGGCAAGTGCCACAACAGCAGACTCAAGCGGCAAGCGGAgcgacagcaacagcaactGGACTTATTCCTCTGCAAACGGGCCAAATAATGTTGCAACAGCCACCGCAATCCGCACAGGCCATGCAGCTCCTCCAATTGCCCGATGGCCAAACACTATTTTACCAACCTCCAGCAACTTCATTAACGCTAGATCCGAATACAGCAACTGCTCAAGCCACATCTCAGCCACAACTTATAAACATAAACGGTCAAATAATGCAAATCGCTGCTTCACATCCGCAAGGTCCCTCCCATAATGGCCCATCTGTAGGGCAACAAATCattatgatgccacagccagGAACTACAACAGTTGCTGTACCTCAAGCTGCCACAACAGTATCAGCACAGCAAGCTACTTCTTCCACGAATCCAAACAGTAACTCAAACGAGGCCGCTTCAGCGGTAGCACAAGTAGAAGAAGACTCAAGTAAAGGAGAATCGGAAGAAGAACCTCTTTATGTTAACGCTAAACAATATAAAAGGATACTAATACGACGACAAGCTCGTGCAAAATTGGAATCTCGTATACCAAAGGAACGTTCCAAATATTTGCATGAGTCTCGTCACCGTCACGCAATGAATCGGGTACGAGGAGAAGGTGGACGTTTCCATTCGGCACAGGGAAAAGGTGAAATGGGTGGATCTGGTTCCGGTAATTGCGAGTCACAAATGCAAACTGTACAATCACGCATAACTGTCCGGGCTCCACCAAAGTTGATCGCCCCACATCAAACGCCAATACCAGCACCAACTCCTAGTATAACCATAAcgccaataaaataa